A stretch of the Chlorobiota bacterium genome encodes the following:
- a CDS encoding acyl-CoA carboxylase subunit beta, with product MQIGNSKVNELQAYKKNYEVNKQLLEIEELTSSKTKLGGGVKAIEKLHTKNKFSARERIEMLIDEGSYFLEIGLHAADGMYIEQGGAPSAGVVTGIGIIHGREVMIVANDPTVKAGAWFPMTAKKNMRAQEIAIENRIPVVYLVDSAGVFLPMQDEIFPDKEHFGRQFRNNAVMSSMGIPQISCIMGPCVAGGAYLPIMCDEAIIVEGNGYLFLAGPALVEAAIGEKADQEELGGAEMHSSISGVTDFKAKTELEAINYIRASVSKFGPSLGKRNLFDRIEPQPPYFDLDEIFGCISYDRIRPYDTYQFLARIIDNSEFDEYKSDYGKTIICGFARIDGWAVGIVANNRSVVKNAKGEMQIGGVIYSDSADKSARFIMNCNQRNIPLIFIQDVTGFMVGTRSEQGGIIKDGAKMVNTVANSTVPKFTFIIGNSYGAGNYAMCGKAYDPRLIFAYPSANIAVMGGTQASKTMLTIKLSQLKKEGKSISVEDQELMLKEIQDRYNEQTKPIYAASRLWVDGIINPLDTRQIISRGISMASHNHVIPKFNTGVFQV from the coding sequence ATGCAAATTGGAAATAGTAAAGTAAATGAACTACAAGCTTACAAAAAAAATTATGAAGTAAACAAACAATTGCTTGAAATTGAAGAATTAACTTCAAGTAAAACTAAATTAGGTGGAGGAGTTAAAGCAATAGAAAAATTGCACACTAAAAACAAATTTTCAGCTCGTGAAAGAATTGAAATGCTAATTGATGAAGGTTCATATTTCCTTGAAATTGGACTTCATGCAGCTGATGGAATGTATATTGAACAAGGTGGAGCTCCTTCTGCTGGTGTTGTAACAGGAATTGGAATTATTCATGGAAGAGAAGTGATGATTGTTGCAAATGATCCAACTGTTAAAGCTGGTGCTTGGTTCCCTATGACTGCAAAAAAAAATATGAGAGCTCAAGAAATAGCAATTGAGAATAGAATACCTGTGGTTTATTTAGTTGATTCAGCTGGTGTATTTTTACCTATGCAAGATGAAATTTTTCCAGATAAAGAGCATTTTGGTAGGCAATTCAGAAACAATGCTGTAATGAGTTCTATGGGAATTCCTCAAATTAGCTGTATTATGGGTCCTTGCGTTGCTGGTGGTGCTTACCTTCCAATAATGTGTGATGAAGCAATTATTGTTGAAGGTAATGGTTATTTATTTTTAGCTGGTCCTGCATTAGTTGAGGCAGCAATTGGAGAAAAAGCAGATCAAGAAGAACTTGGTGGTGCAGAAATGCACAGTTCTATTTCTGGAGTAACAGATTTCAAAGCTAAAACTGAATTAGAAGCAATAAATTATATAAGAGCTTCAGTATCTAAGTTTGGACCTAGTTTAGGGAAAAGAAATTTGTTTGATAGAATTGAACCTCAACCTCCATATTTTGATTTAGATGAAATATTTGGTTGTATTTCTTATGATAGAATAAGACCCTATGATACTTACCAATTTCTTGCAAGAATTATTGATAATTCAGAATTTGACGAATATAAATCTGATTATGGTAAAACTATTATTTGTGGTTTTGCAAGAATTGATGGCTGGGCTGTTGGTATTGTGGCAAATAATAGAAGTGTTGTTAAGAATGCAAAAGGTGAGATGCAAATTGGAGGCGTTATTTATTCTGATAGTGCAGATAAATCTGCTAGATTTATTATGAATTGTAATCAAAGAAATATTCCTTTAATATTTATTCAAGATGTAACTGGGTTTATGGTTGGAACTAGAAGTGAACAAGGAGGAATTATTAAAGATGGGGCTAAAATGGTGAATACAGTTGCAAATTCAACTGTTCCAAAATTTACATTTATAATTGGTAATAGCTACGGTGCTGGTAATTATGCAATGTGTGGTAAAGCATATGATCCAAGATTAATTTTTGCTTACCCGAGTGCTAACATTGCAGTTATGGGAGGAACTCAAGCGTCTAAAACAATGTTAACTATTAAGCTATCACAGTTAAAAAAGGAAGGAAAATCTATTTCTGTTGAAGATCAAGAATTAATGCTTAAAGAAATTCAAGATAGATATAATGAACAAACTAAACCAATTTATGCTGCTTCTAGGTTATGGGTTGATGGTATTATAAATCCGTTAGATACTAGACAAATTATCTCAAGGGGTATATCAATGGCAAGTCATAATCATGTTATACCTAAATTTAATACAGGGGTGTTTCAAGTATAA